The bacterium genome includes the window GGGGCAAGGCCCGGCAGGCGAGCTGTCTGTCGAACATGAAGCAGCTCGGGCTCGGGCTGCTCAGCTACACGTCCGACTACGACGACACGCTCCCGCTGTCGTACACCTACCTCAACGGCGTCGGCGGCACGGGCGGCTACAACCACTGGAGCGGGGCCATCGGCCCGTACGTGAAGAGCAACCAGATCTACGTCTGCCCGGGCGACAAGAACAAGGGCCTGGAGCCCACGAACAGCTTCGACATCCAGGCGCCGCGGATCAGCTACATCTCCAATGAGGTCGTGATGGGCCGCCCGCGCGCGCACTACCGGGCCGTCAGCCTGTCCGCCATCGAGGAGCCGGCCTCCCTGATCTGTCTGGCCGAGATCACCGACTACCCGTACGCCATCGGCGGCTCGTCGGGCGCCTCGGGCGTGGCGTACAAGAGCCATCGCCCCGCCAACGTGCTGTGCGCCGCGAACACCAACAACGACAGCGCCGAGACCGGCCCGCCCTACGCCCAGGCAACGATGGGCGAGTGCCAGGCCGCCTTCGAGCAGGCCGCGTCGCTGACCGGGATGCTCGCCGAGGGCCCGACCCACGCCATCTACCTGAGCCCCAATCGCCACAACGGCGGCGCCAACTACTGCTTCTGCGACGGCCACGCCAAGTGGCAGAAGTTCGGCACCGCCCTGAGCAACCACGAGTTCGGCACGCGCTTCTACTCCATCGCGAGCAACGGCGCGATCAACTAGGCAACCACCGAGGCACCATCGGACCACCGCTGCACAGCCCCGCCGTACCTGGCGCGAGGGGGCAGGAGGGCCGGAGCCAACCACAGGCTCCGGCCCCTTTTCTTTCAGGGGGCAATGGCCGCCACGGTGACATCCTGCCGGCCCTCGTGCGCCGCGTTGAAGGCCAGCCAGCGGCCGGTCGGGTCGGCCAGGGGGTGGGGATGGGTGTACTGCGAGCCCGGCTGGATGCTGCCCCACTCCGTGTTGTGGCGGCAGATGGGCTCCAGGTGCGGCCCTGCTTCCGGCGGCTCGTCGGTGTATAGCCACTGCAGCGTGTCGGGGGAGAAGTCGCCGTCGAGCACCAACGCCGGGCGTGTGCGATCGGGAGTGAGATGACCGTACGCCCGCGCTTGCGGGTAGTGCCCCTCCCAGATGGTCTCGCCGTCCGGGCGCGTCACGCCGATGTAGACGCCGCCCCCCGGCAGGCCGCCGTGATAGGCCAGCGCCGAGCCATCCCACAGCCACGCGGTGTGGACCTGGAAGAGCGGCTCGGGCCGCAGCGGGTGGGCCTGGCCGGTGTCCAGGTGCAGCAGCCACACGCGCGGCGTCACGCCATCGCCGCCGCACCAGTAGCGGGGGGCCATGTCGAGGTCGAAGTACAGCAGGTTCGGGTCCGTGGGGCAGAAGGCGCAGTGGGCTGAGCCGGCGCGGTCGTGCTCGAACAGCGTCTCGACTCGCCCGCTGTCATCCAGCGCCACCCGCACCAGTCGCAGCCGGTGGTCGGCGTAGCTGCGGTAGTCGCGCGTGACGGGCTCCCCGGCCAGGCGCTGTGGATGGGCCGAACTCAGGGCGATAGCCACCCACTGCTCCTGCGGGTCCACCGCGGGCGCGCCGAAGATCCACTCTGCACCACAGTCCGGGAGCAGCACCCGCTCCGCCAGCGTCTGCAAGTCCACGGCGCGCAGCGTCCGCTCGCACGCAAAGACCGCCTGCCCCGCACGCGGGGCGAGGCACAGGCGGTTGCCGCAGATGCCGCGCCCGTCCCAGCCCGGGCCGGGGCGCTCCATGCTGCGGTGGATGTAGCTGCGGTCGCCGACGCCCGGCGCGCGCCACAGCGCCGTCAGTTCGCCGCTGGCGACATGGGCCTTGAGGACGACCGTCGCGCCCTCGCGCACCGAGATCAGCACGAGGGTTTCGCCATCGGCGGTGAAGCCGGAGTTAGTGTGGTAGGTCGGCGTCATGTTCATGAGGCCGGCGGAGGTGAGGCGGCGGACGGTGCGGCCGGTGAGAGGGTCGGCGTAGTCGCGGGCCTCATGCCAGGTGTGCCCGATGTCCATGGCGCTGTATTGGGCCCGGCAGGCAGGTGCACCTGCCCGGCAAGGCCAATGCTAGTCGAGGGGCTTCCGGAGGTCCATCATGCACCGCCACGGCTTCACCCTCATTGAGCTTCTCGTCGTCATCGCGATCCTGGCCGCCATTCTCTTCCCCGTGTTCGCCCGGGCGCGCGAGAAGGCCCGCCAGACCGCCTGCGTCAGCAACATGCGCCAGATCGCCATGGCCTTCTTCGAGTACTCCCAGGACTGCGACGGCGGGGGCGTGCCCGGGGTCATGGAGCAGACCGCGCCGGTCACGTACGGCCTGTGGGTCCGGGCGGTGCAGCCGTATATCGCCAACGACCAGATCATGGTCTGCCCCAGCAACCAGAACCGGATCAACTACACTGACGGCGCCTGGGCGCCCAAGGTCGTGGACTACGGCTACAACGGCTGGCTGAGCCTGCGGATGGAGGACCATTCGCTCAGCCCCGGGGCCAACCCCGCCAGCATCTTCATCTTCTGCGACTGCGGCATGCCCGACCCGACCGAGCGCGCGCACCTGTACGACGGCCCGCCGAGCTACTACGGCGCCGCGCCGCACAACGACGGCGCTAACTTCGCCTTCCTCGACGGCCACGCCAAGTGGCAGAAGCAGTCCGGCGCCGCCACGACCGCCTACAAGGGCGTCGTGTACTTCGGGGAGGCGACGCGAGACTGACCGTGCCGCCCTCGACCACCCCTGCCCCTCACCCCGCCGACCTGGCCCCGCGCCTGCTGCCGTGGTTTGACGCCCACGGACGCGACATGCCCTGGCGGCTGGACCACCATCCCTACCGCCTGCTCGTCGCGGTCATCATGCTGCAGCAGACGCAGGTCGCCACCGTCATCCCCTACCACCGGCGGTTCCTGCAGGCCTTCCCGTCGGTCAAGGCGTTGGCGGCGGCGCCGGTGGAGGACGTGCTGAAGCTGTGGGAGGGGCTGGGGTACTACTCCCGCGCACGGAACCTGCACCGCGCGGCGCAGCTCATCGTGGCCGAGTACGCCGGGCGCGTGCCGCGCACGGAGCGGGAGTTGCGGGCCTTGCCCGGGGTGGGCGCATACACCGCCGCCGCCGTGCGCAGCATCGCCTTCGAGGAGTCGGTCGCGGCGATTGATGGCAACGTGCTGCGCATTCTGTCGCGAGTGTTCTGGCTGCCCGGTGGCGGGCGCGAGGGGAGGGAAAAGCAGCGGGCCGAGGTGCTGGCACAGGCGGCCGTCCCGCTCGACCGGCCGGGTGACTACAACCAGGCGCTGATGGACCTGGGGGCCGTCGTCTGCACCCCGCGCGCGCCGTCGTGCGAGGCGTGCCCGTTCGGCGACCTCTGCCGCGCGCGGGCGAAGCGGCAGGCCGAGGCCATCCCGAAGCGGCGTCGCAGCGCCATACGGGCGGTGCGTGCTGTGGCGGGCCTGGTCCGCAAGGGCGACAAGCTCCTGCTGGCGCAACGGCCGCCCGAGGGCGTATGGGGCGGGTTGTGGGAGTTGCCGAACGTGACGGTCGAGGGCGACGCGGACCCCGCCGCCGCGCTGGCCGAGTATCTGCACCGGGCGCTGGGCCTGCGGGTGCAGGTCGGCGACGCGATCGTCACCCATCGCCACGCCATCACGAACCGCCAGGTCAGCTTGACGGTCCTGGAGTGCTCCGTCCTCGGGGGAAGGCTGCGCTGTCGCGAGCACACCTGCGCCCGGTGGGTCAGTGCCGAGGAGCTGGATCGCCTCACACTGCCCGCCCCCCACCGGAAGGTGCTCGCGGAGCAGGCCGTGGGAGGGGCCGGCTACTAGCCGGCCCGTCGTTGGCGACGGCTGGCGGAGAGCAGTGGAGGAACCGCACGGCGGGCCGGATGATACCCGGCCCGTCGTTGGCGACGGATGGCGCAGAGCAATGGGCGAACCGCACGGCGGGCCGGATGATATCCGGCCCCTCCACCGGTCACGGCCCTCCCCCACCTATCCCAGCTTCACGTCCAGCACCACCATGCCGCGCGGGGGGACGCGCGTGGCGAGGGTCGTGCCGCTGGGGATGATCGGCTTGCCCGGGAAGTGACTCGCGATCCGCACCTCGAGGATCTCCCGGCCGAAGTCGAGCTGTGGCTGCATGTACCAGTAGGCCTCGTTGCCGATGAGCACCCGCACCCACCCCGGCGCCGTCTCGTACGCCAGCACCCGCGCCTCGGCCACGCCGTTGACCACCTGTGGCACGTCCGACAGGGCCGTCAGCGCCTGCGCGCAAGCCCGCAGGAAGTCCTCGCTCGTGGGGCGGAAGTACAGGTCGTAGATGTAGCTGGGCGGGTCGGGCCGCTCGTCGGCCAACTCCGCCTGCGGGACGGGCGGCACTTCGGGGAGGGCGGCGTCCGTCGCGGGTCGGTACACCCGCAGGCAGAGCTGCTCCGGGCCGTCGCCCTCGGCCAGCGTCAAGTCGGCCGGCGGCAGCGGCGCATCATTGCGTCCCATGGTGACCACCATGCCGGGATGCGCCAGCACCGCTTGCAGCTCCGCCTCGGGCAGCAGCTCTGGCCGAGGCACGAACAGCGCGCCGGTCACAGCGCCCAGGTGCTCGGGCCGCACGACACAGTGCAGCGGCGCCCCGTGGAACATGAGCTTCGTGCACAGCTTGTGGCGCGTGAGTGTGCGGTGCTCGACATAGTCGCCGAACTCCGTCTCCAGCGCCGCCTCCGACCAGAGCACCGTCGGCGACAGCAGTCGCGACGGCTCCTGGTCGTACGCCACCAGCCAGTTGTGGTCCATCCAACGCCACTGGGGCGCCTCGATGCCATCCGCCAGGCAGACCACCGGCCCGGACGAGGCATGGTGGCAGCCCTGCGCGTCCTGCAGGAACATGCTGCCGAGCAGGTAGTGCTCGCGCTCGCACACCGGCGGCAGGTGGTTGAGCACGTCCCAGTTCTCGGTCGTGTCGCCGGTGCAGTTGAGGCAGACCAGCGGCGTGCCGGGCAGGTCGGCCTTCATGAACGCCAGCATCATGTTCATGTCCGCACGCAGCTCCACCGGCACACCCTCGGCGCCGATGGAGTTACCCGCCCCGACGGTCTCGAGAATCAGCGCGTCCACGCCGGCCCGCGCGATGCGCCGGTAGTCCACCCCGAAGCGGAGGTAGGCCCCGAACGGCTCCTGGGTCCAGACATTATTGAACGCAGTGCGCTTGCCCAGCTCGTGCACGGCGCCGCAGATCTTGGTCCACATCTGCTCCCAGCGGATCGCGTGGAACTCGCACCACTCACGGCGCAGGCTGCTCCAGA containing:
- a CDS encoding DUF1559 domain-containing protein, with amino-acid sequence MNTSRSQGFTLIELLVVIAIIAILAAILFPVFAQARGKARQASCLSNMKQLGLGLLSYTSDYDDTLPLSYTYLNGVGGTGGYNHWSGAIGPYVKSNQIYVCPGDKNKGLEPTNSFDIQAPRISYISNEVVMGRPRAHYRAVSLSAIEEPASLICLAEITDYPYAIGGSSGASGVAYKSHRPANVLCAANTNNDSAETGPPYAQATMGECQAAFEQAASLTGMLAEGPTHAIYLSPNRHNGGANYCFCDGHAKWQKFGTALSNHEFGTRFYSIASNGAIN
- a CDS encoding oligogalacturonate lyase family protein encodes the protein MDIGHTWHEARDYADPLTGRTVRRLTSAGLMNMTPTYHTNSGFTADGETLVLISVREGATVVLKAHVASGELTALWRAPGVGDRSYIHRSMERPGPGWDGRGICGNRLCLAPRAGQAVFACERTLRAVDLQTLAERVLLPDCGAEWIFGAPAVDPQEQWVAIALSSAHPQRLAGEPVTRDYRSYADHRLRLVRVALDDSGRVETLFEHDRAGSAHCAFCPTDPNLLYFDLDMAPRYWCGGDGVTPRVWLLHLDTGQAHPLRPEPLFQVHTAWLWDGSALAYHGGLPGGGVYIGVTRPDGETIWEGHYPQARAYGHLTPDRTRPALVLDGDFSPDTLQWLYTDEPPEAGPHLEPICRHNTEWGSIQPGSQYTHPHPLADPTGRWLAFNAAHEGRQDVTVAAIAP
- a CDS encoding prepilin-type N-terminal cleavage/methylation domain-containing protein; amino-acid sequence: MHRHGFTLIELLVVIAILAAILFPVFARAREKARQTACVSNMRQIAMAFFEYSQDCDGGGVPGVMEQTAPVTYGLWVRAVQPYIANDQIMVCPSNQNRINYTDGAWAPKVVDYGYNGWLSLRMEDHSLSPGANPASIFIFCDCGMPDPTERAHLYDGPPSYYGAAPHNDGANFAFLDGHAKWQKQSGAATTAYKGVVYFGEATRD
- the mutY gene encoding A/G-specific adenine glycosylase, coding for MPPSTTPAPHPADLAPRLLPWFDAHGRDMPWRLDHHPYRLLVAVIMLQQTQVATVIPYHRRFLQAFPSVKALAAAPVEDVLKLWEGLGYYSRARNLHRAAQLIVAEYAGRVPRTERELRALPGVGAYTAAAVRSIAFEESVAAIDGNVLRILSRVFWLPGGGREGREKQRAEVLAQAAVPLDRPGDYNQALMDLGAVVCTPRAPSCEACPFGDLCRARAKRQAEAIPKRRRSAIRAVRAVAGLVRKGDKLLLAQRPPEGVWGGLWELPNVTVEGDADPAAALAEYLHRALGLRVQVGDAIVTHRHAITNRQVSLTVLECSVLGGRLRCREHTCARWVSAEELDRLTLPAPHRKVLAEQAVGGAGY